In Zalophus californianus isolate mZalCal1 chromosome 17, mZalCal1.pri.v2, whole genome shotgun sequence, one DNA window encodes the following:
- the LOC113936403 gene encoding 60S ribosomal protein L39-like — MSSHKTFRIKRFLAKKQKQNHPIPQWIWMKTGNKIRYNSERRHWRRTKLGL; from the coding sequence ATGTCTTCTCACAAGACTTTCAGAATCAAGCgattcctggccaagaaacaaaagcagaatcatcCCATTCCCCAGTGGATTTGGATGAAAACTGGTAATAAGATCAGGTACAACTCCGAAAGGAGGCACTGGAGAAGAACCAAGCTGGGTCTGTAA